In the genome of Loxodonta africana isolate mLoxAfr1 chromosome 16, mLoxAfr1.hap2, whole genome shotgun sequence, one region contains:
- the RPS24 gene encoding small ribosomal subunit protein eS24 isoform X3, protein MNDTVTIRTRKFMTNRLLQRKQMVIDVLHPGKATVPKTEIREKLAKMYKTTPDVIFVFGFRTHFGGGKTTGFGMIYDSLDYAKKNEPKHRLARHGLYEKKKTSRKQRKERKNRMKKVRGTAKANVGAGKK, encoded by the exons ATG AATGACACGGTAACTATCCGGACCAGGAAGTTCATGACCAACCGACTACTCCAGCGGAAACAGATG GTCATTGATGTCCTTCACCCTGGGAAGGCAACAGTACCTAAGACAGAAATTCGAGAAAAACTAGCCAAGATGTACAAGACCACACCAGATGTCATCTTTGTGTTTGGATTCAGAACCCATTTTGGTGGTGGAAAGACTACTGGCTTCGGCATGATTTATGATTCCTTGGATtatgcaaagaaaaatgaacCTAAACACAGACTTGCAAGA CACGGCCTGTATGAGAAGAAAAAGACCTCAAGGAAACAGCGCAAGGAGCGCAAGAACAGAATGAAGAAAGTCAGGGGGACTGCAAAGGCCAACGTtggtgcaggcaagaag tga
- the RPS24 gene encoding small ribosomal subunit protein eS24 isoform X1, producing the protein MNDTVTIRTRKFMTNRLLQRKQMVIDVLHPGKATVPKTEIREKLAKMYKTTPDVIFVFGFRTHFGGGKTTGFGMIYDSLDYAKKNEPKHRLARHGLYEKKKTSRKQRKERKNRMKKVRGTAKANVGAGKKKE; encoded by the exons ATG AATGACACGGTAACTATCCGGACCAGGAAGTTCATGACCAACCGACTACTCCAGCGGAAACAGATG GTCATTGATGTCCTTCACCCTGGGAAGGCAACAGTACCTAAGACAGAAATTCGAGAAAAACTAGCCAAGATGTACAAGACCACACCAGATGTCATCTTTGTGTTTGGATTCAGAACCCATTTTGGTGGTGGAAAGACTACTGGCTTCGGCATGATTTATGATTCCTTGGATtatgcaaagaaaaatgaacCTAAACACAGACTTGCAAGA CACGGCCTGTATGAGAAGAAAAAGACCTCAAGGAAACAGCGCAAGGAGCGCAAGAACAGAATGAAGAAAGTCAGGGGGACTGCAAAGGCCAACGTtggtgcaggcaagaag AAGGAATAA
- the RPS24 gene encoding small ribosomal subunit protein eS24 isoform X2, with protein MNDTVTIRTRKFMTNRLLQRKQMVIDVLHPGKATVPKTEIREKLAKMYKTTPDVIFVFGFRTHFGGGKTTGFGMIYDSLDYAKKNEPKHRLARHGLYEKKKTSRKQRKERKNRMKKVRGTAKANVGAGKKK; from the exons ATG AATGACACGGTAACTATCCGGACCAGGAAGTTCATGACCAACCGACTACTCCAGCGGAAACAGATG GTCATTGATGTCCTTCACCCTGGGAAGGCAACAGTACCTAAGACAGAAATTCGAGAAAAACTAGCCAAGATGTACAAGACCACACCAGATGTCATCTTTGTGTTTGGATTCAGAACCCATTTTGGTGGTGGAAAGACTACTGGCTTCGGCATGATTTATGATTCCTTGGATtatgcaaagaaaaatgaacCTAAACACAGACTTGCAAGA CACGGCCTGTATGAGAAGAAAAAGACCTCAAGGAAACAGCGCAAGGAGCGCAAGAACAGAATGAAGAAAGTCAGGGGGACTGCAAAGGCCAACGTtggtgcaggcaagaag AAATGA